A stretch of Colletotrichum lupini chromosome 2, complete sequence DNA encodes these proteins:
- a CDS encoding LysM domain-containing protein, protein EIEVNSPIGHTESRAVEFQSVTSSCGATGYTYTSPLPYAISSTVAPPDLSASPTIGAQSWSAQRMSADCATTYHVQDGDTCDSISIAQSVSSRDLVEANEHLDNWCGGLGAGQEMCLPAQCKLHLLTTEDSCESLLRQYGVSPKDLSEWNPKLYIQCDGFSQINTGYICVGPPIIPKKSPETSPAPGKSNSTINISASSPAATSTTVHQTAVLPLKESSTTQASMDENVSSGGPIGETTGVFFSIESSIPSRSETSKAQDPTSSVQV, encoded by the exons GAAATTGAAGTCAACTCTCCTATCGGCCACACCGAATCGCGGGCTGTTGAGTTTCAGTCCGTGACCTCGAGCTGTGGCGCCACAGGGTACACCTACACTAGTCCGTTGCCATATGCCATCAGCTCAACAGTGGCCCCTCCGGACTTGTCCGCATCCCCGACCATAGGGGCTCAGAGTTGGTCAGCCCAACGCATGTCAGCAGATTGCGCCACCACGTACCACGTCCAAGACGGCGATACCTGCGACAGCATTTCTATTGCTCAGAGCGTCTCGAGTAGGGATCTGGTAGAGGCGAATGAACATCTTGACAATTGGTGCGGTGGTCTCGGCGCAGGACAAGAAATGTGTCTGCCTGCGCAGTGTAAACTGCACCTACTGACGACCGAGGATTCGTGCGAATCCTTGTTAAGGCAATATGGAGTCTCGCCCAAGGACCTTTCGGAGTGGAACCCAAAACTCTACATCCAATGTGACGGGTTCAGTCAGATCAATACAGGTTATATTTGCGTCGG GCCTCCAATCATCCCTAAAAAGTCACCGGAAACCTCACCAGCACCTGGGAAAAGCAATTCCACCATTAACATCAGTGCTTCCTCACCGGCGGCGACGAGCACTACGGTCCATCAGACAGCAGTGCTACCATTGAAGGAATCTTCAACAACTCAGGCTTCAATGGATGAAAATGTGTCCAGTGGAGGGCCAATTGGGGAGACCACCGGGGTGTTCTTCAGCATCGAATCATCAATTCCCTCTCGTTCAGAGACAAGCAAAGCCCAAGATCCTACCTCATCTGTACAGGTTTAG
- a CDS encoding LysM domain-containing protein, translated as MSKTAAVLRGLVLLPVVLAQQFPLRTTSYEHFGLTTYIVDRYIYVYDISCYKNRDTGNPCDYILGEWRNQTDDSPRECDDCVLGPMEIVSIHVGRSDLSVTTRSIG; from the exons ATGTCCAAAACAGCCGCTGTTCTTCGCGGCCTAGTCTTATTGCCTGTCGTCCTCGCCCAGCAATTTCCACTTCGAACCACTTCGTACGAGCACTTTGGTTTGA CGACGTATATTGTAGACCGTTACATTTACGTCTACGACATTTCATGCTACAAGAACAG AGACACAGGAAACCCTTGCGACTACATTCTGGGCGAATGGAGAAATCAAACAGATGATTCCCCGCGCGAATGCGACGATTGCGTTCTTGGGCCGATGGAAATTGTTAGTATACACGTaggcaggtcagaccttTCGGTTACGACTAGGtcaataggttag
- a CDS encoding mutanase, translating to MRLLAFFLVALSWVNFVLSRAVFAHFMVGNTEHYSAADWIDDIKLAQEAHIDAFALNMAKGEPMNAKAIADAFSNAEALGFKLFFSFDYAGRGPFSKEEVITWINKYASSSAYFRYQGKPFVSTFEGPDQAEDWVDIKATTGCFFIPDWSSLGADPAVAKASGVADGLFSWAGWPWGDHDMETYVDASYRRALKGKPYMMPVSPWFYTNLPGFGKNWLWRGDHLWFDRWIQVNVLMPEFVQIISWNDYGESHHIGPIRDHALVAFDTGKAPYMYSLDHHGWRVFLPFAIDRYKNSKATITYEGVSFWYRPTPKGACSTGGTTGNTVSQVQMEFQSYDIIEDSVFFTILSTEAVTITVTIGGVASKGVLRDLPDGGAGLYHGSAPFDGRTGDVRISVWRKDVLIADETGPAIKNDCHNGMTGFDAWAGGSLSSKASRPINTPSLEDEVCIRGVGANDFDVLCRTTCFWGYCPESACVCKATGAQIKLPSQTAGEVFPAEGLNSNYIGLCNYACLYGACPATYCGKTEYPLIEPTVSPFNPPACTSGTGDGEWAAICNFACYNGFCPIHRCKCTSQGPLNFLNPTQTTKAISRIGNDHGLCAFACARGYCPKSVCDASGGDQQGQTDPPVHQVEMPHLDSDCYMFPDCVDLDNTQASSCRDGYKSMSFDRGTCSGNSGRPICCKNSALPMQCTWRGSGGDCNGQCHKGEVTLFESSTGGEPGESGDGKCSRGHKVFCCELKTFKVMTSQCRWTEWPLTPCRQVPGCGSVDIMVYNRKTLTPTQISARLDTEHNPDAQWIRDFLQMVTNGIRPDGATSLSGRIDARILSRFWNAKFPKGTFPASGASRCIRTPNDYLMDQFGSKGNRETLLLCERKLNIAKGSIFNGADPTAIGKMDAIRARAVTGNTTSEEELFNNIAQGIAVWNYMHHPLGLPVVQKNRRNIRIAVNYIASTVPQLANLVLILIEFDSLWYSEAARRTTLWVTDMLDAIEADLDDFALAGFSPPNEASMRARVARLRARISDIRTLPDP from the exons ATGAGGCTGCTCGCCTTTTTTCTCGTAGCCTTATCATGGGTAAATTTTGTATTGTCACGGGCCGTTTTTGCTCACTTCATG GTCGGCAACACGGAGCACTATTCAGCAGCTGACTGGATCGACGATATCAAACTGGCCCAAGAAGCCCACATCGATGCGTTCGCTCTTAATATGGCAAAGGGAGAACCAATGAATGCCAAAGCTATTGCAGACGCTTTCTCAAATGCCGAGGCTCTTGGCTTCAAactcttcttttctttcgaCTATGCTGGCCGCGGACCCTTTTCCAAGGAGGAAGTGATAACctggataaataagtatgcATCGAGTAGTGCGTACTTCCGATACCAGGGCAAACCTTTCGTATCGACCTTTGAAGGGCCTGATCAAGCTGAAGACTGGGTCGATATCAAAGCAACGACTGGCTGCTTCTTTATACCAGACTGGTCATCTCTGGGTGCTGATCCCGCAGTTGCAAAGGCTAGTGGTGTTGCTGACGGGCTTTTCAGTTGGGCTGGCTGGCCGTGGGGAGATCATGACATGGAAACGTACGTCGATGCGTCTTATAGACGGGCTCTCAAGGGTAAACCATACATGATGCCAGTCTCTCCATGGTTCTATACCAATCTTCCTGGATTCGGTAAGAACTGGCTGTGGCGTGGCGACCACCTTTGGTTTGACCGCTGGATCCAGGTTAACGTTCTTATGCCCGAGTTCGTCCAGATCATTTCATGGAACGACTATGGCGAAAGCCACCACATTGGCCCAATCCGGGACCACGCCCTCGTGGCATTTGACACCGGCAAGGCACCTTATATGTACTCCCTCGATCACCATGGCTGGCGGGTTTTCTTGCCATTTGCCATCGATCGGTACAAAAATAGCAAAGCTACCATCACGTACGAGGGGGTTTCATTTTGGTACCGTCCCACTCCCAAGGGGGCCTGCAGCACAGGTGGCACCACGGGCAACACCGTTTCGCAGGTCCAAATGGAATTCCAGTCGTACGACATCATTGAGGATTCCGTGTTTTTCACCATTCTCTCGACTGAGGCGGTCACTATCACGGTCACCATTGGAGGCGTGGCGTCCAAAGGCGTTCTGAGAGACCTACCCGACGGCGGTGCTGGCCTCTACCACGGAAGTGCCCCTTTTGACGGCCGTACAGGCGACGTCAGAATCAGTGTATGGAGGAAAGATGTTCTCATTGCGGACGAAACCGGACCTGCCATAAAAAACGATTGCCACAACGGTATGACCGGCTTCGACGCTTGGGCTGGAGGAAGTTTGAGTTCCAAAGCCTCGAGGCCAATCAACACGCCGTCTCTAGAAGACGAAGTGTGCATCAGAGGCGTGGGTGCTAACGACTTTGATGTCCTTTGTCGCACAACCTGTTTCTGGGGCTACTGCCCAGAGAGTGCTTGTGTTTGTAAAGCGACGGGTGCCCAGATCAAGCTGCCTTCACAGACAGCCGGGGAAGTTTTCCCCGCGGAGGGCTTGAACTCGAACTACATTGGACTTTGCAACTATGCATGTCTCTACGGGGCCTGCCCCGCGACGTACTGCGGCAAGACGGAGTATCCCTTGATAGAGCCGACAGTTTCTCCTTTCAACCCACCAGCATGCACCTCGGGGACGGGAGATGGGGAATGGGCAGCGATTTGCAACTTTGCGTGCTACAATGGCTTCTGCCCTATCCATAGGTGCAAGTGTACAAGTCAAGGCCCTCTCAATTTCCTGAATCCCACCCAAACGACCAAGGCCATCAGTCGAATTGGCAACGACCATGGTCTCTGCGCTTTCGCTTGCGCTAGAGGCTACTGTCCCAAGAGCGTCTGCGATGCCAGCGGGGGCGACCAGCAAGGGCAGACCGACCCTCCTGTACACCAGGTTGAGATGCCTCACCTTGACAGCGATTGTTACATGTTCCCTGACTGTGTCGATCTTGACAATACACAAGCCTCCAGCTGCCGAGACGGCTACAAGAGCATGTCTTTTGATAGAGGGACTTGCTCCGGTAATTCT GGTCGCCCCATTTGCTGCAAGAACAGTGCTCTTCCCATGCAGTGCACTTGGAGAGGCAGCGGAGGAGACTGCAACGGACAGTGTCACAAGGGAGAGGTCACGCTATTCGAATCATCAACAGGAGGCGAGCCTGGAGAGAGCGGTGACGGCAAGTGCAGTCGTGGGCACAAGGTTTTCTGCTGTGAGCTCAAGACCTTCAAGGTAATGACCAGTCAGTGTCGCTGGACCGAATG GCCTCTGACGCCGTGCAGGCAGGTTCCAGGTTGTGGAAGTGTCGATATCATGGTTTACAACCGCAAAACACTTACTCCGACCCAGATCTCGGCGAGACTCGACACAGAACATAATCCAGAT GCACAATGGATCAGAGACTTCTTGCAGATGGTGACGAATGGCATACGCCCAGATGGTGCAACCAGCCTCAGCGGACGCATAGATGCTCGTATTTTGAGTAGGTTCTGGAACGCCAAATTTCCGAAGGGCACTTTTCCGGCGTCGGGAGCTAGTCGCTGTATCCGCACACCAAATGACTATCTGATGGATCAGTTTGGCTCCAAGGGAAACAGAGAAACTTTACTGCTCTGTGAGCGCAAGTTGAATATTGCAAAGGGGTCCATTTTCAATGGAGCAGATCCCACAGCAATCGGGAAAATGGATGCCATACGTGCGCGAGCAGTGACGGGAAACACCACCTCGGAGGAGGAACTTTTCAATAATATTGCCCAG GGTATTGCGGTGTGGAACTATATGCACCATCCCTTGGGCCTCCCAGTCGTCCAGAAGAACCGGAGGAACATACGAATCGCAGTCAATTACATAGCCAGTACTGTCCCCCAACTTGCGAATCTGGTATTGATCTTGATTGAATTTGATTCACTTTGGTACTCAGAAGCAGCGCGGAGGACCACTTTATGGGTTACTGATATGCTAGACGCAATCGAGGCTGACCTCGATGACTTCGCGTTGGCGGGGTTCTCGCCGCCGAATGAGGCCTCGATGCGAGCTAGGGTGGCACGACTCAGGGCTCGGATTTCAGACATCAGAACACTGCCGGATCCATGA
- a CDS encoding glycosyl hydrolase family 43: protein MPQVRNPILPGFNPDPSILRVGDDYYIATSTFEWFPGVQIHHSKDLANWELVTRPLSRKSQLDMRGDPDSCGVWAPCLSHDGEKFWLVFTDVKRKDGSFKDTHNYIVSAPAIEGPWSDPFYINSSGFDPSLFHDDDGRKWFVNMMWDHRRRFHAFTGIVLQEFDPKAGKLIGPKKNIFRGTELALVEGPHLYKRNGWYYLLTAEGGTAYEHACTLARSRDLWGPYELHPQKYVITSKDAPDAALQRAGHGDIVDTPDGKTYMVHLTGRPTTEKRRCVLGRETAIQEAYWGDDDWLYVKNGPVPSLYVEVPGTRDDTSYWAEKKYSFENGLPKDFQWLRTPEPERIFSTEDGKLTLIGRESIGSWFEQALVARRQTHFSYDAETTVDFAPTDEREFAGLTAYYCRYNFFYLTITAHEDGKRELLIQSSEASWPDSDLTMPFPEAVALPDTGKVKLALTIRGPKLQFYYALEGEELKAIGPVYDASIISDECGGHQAHGSFTGAFVGVAASDLNGTARRAAFDYFTYRPIHDETDRYDIQ, encoded by the coding sequence ATGCCTCAAGTTAGGAATCCAATTCTTCCCGGGTTCAACCCGGATCCTTCGATATTGAGAGTCGGAGATGATTACTACATCGCGACATCAACCTTTGAATGGTTTCCCGGCGTCCAAATTCACCACTCGAAGGATCTGGCAAACTGGGAGCTCGTCACAAGACCCTTGAGTCGCAAGAGTCAGCTCGACATGCGAGGGGACCCAGACAGCTGCGGTGTCTGGGCCCCTTGCCTTTCTCACGACGGCGAGAAGTTCTGGCTGGTCTTCACCGATGTCAAGCGTAAAGACGGCTCCTTCAAGGACACCCACAACTACATTGTCAGCGCGCCAGCCATTGAAGGGCCCTGGTCCGACCCGTTCTACATCAACTCGTCCGGCTTCGACCCGTCCCTCTTCCACGATGACGACGGCCGCAAGTGGTTCGTCAATATGATGTGggaccaccgccgccgcttcCACGCCTTCACTGGCATCGTGCTCCAGGAGTTCGACCCGAAAGCCGGAAAGCTCATCGGCCCAAAGAAGAACATTTTCCGCGGCACCGAGCTGGCTCTCGTGGAGGGCCCGCATCTATATAAACGCAACGGATGGTATTACCTCCTAACCGCCGAGGGTGGCACGGCGTACGAGCACGCCTGCACCCTCGCTCGTTCCCGCGATCTCTGGGGTCCGTACGAGCTTCACCCGCAAAAATACGTCATAACGTCAAAGGACGCGCCCGATGCGGCGCTTCAACGCGCTGGCCACGGCGATATTGTGGACACGCCCGACGGAAAGACCTACATGGTTCACCTGACGGGGCGTCCCACGACGGAGAAGAGGCGGTGCGTTCTTGGACGCGAAACCGCGATCCAGGAGGCGTACTGGGGTGACGATGACTGGCTCTACGTCAAGAACGGCCCCGTACCATCTCTGTACGTGGAGGTACCTGGTACCAGAGATGATACTTCGTACTGGGCGGAGAAGAAATACTCCTTTGAGAACGGCCTGCCCAAAGACTTCCAGTGGCTGCGGACGCCGGAACCCGAGCGCATCTTCTCAACCGAGGACGGGAAGCTCACGCTCATCGGGAGGGAGTCGATCGGATCTTGGTTCGAGCAGGCACTGGTCGCTCGCAGGCAGACACACTTCTCCTACGACGCTGAGACCACCGTCGACTTTGCGCCCACCGATGAGCGCGAGTTCGCAGGGTTGACGGCGTACTACTGCCGCTACAACTTCTTTTACCTGACCATCACTGCGCACGAGGACGGGAAGCGCGAGCTGTTGATTCAGAGCTCTGAGGCTTCGTGGCCCGATAGCGACCTCACGATGCCGTTTCCCGAGGCGGTTGCGCTGCCTGATACGGGCAAGGTCAAGCTTGCGTTAACGATTCGCGGGCCGAAGCTTCAGTTCTACTATGCTCTCGAGGGCGAGGAACTCAAGGCTATTGGGCCGGTATACGATGCTTCCATCATCTCGGATGAATGTGGTGGGCACCAGGCGCATGGAAGCTTTACCGGTGCATTTGTTGGTGTTGCTGCGTCCGATTTGAATGGGACCGCGAGACGGGCGGCTTTTGATTATTTTACGTACCGTCCTATTCATGATGAGACCGACCGTTATGATATTCAATGA
- a CDS encoding FAD binding domain-containing protein — MDSTFSLRRLAVATLLCASPALVSAQAENKAAALQSCLTTAGVRNVISTDATWADETTGFQKRIKVDPAAISFPENKDQVALSLDCARNASTSASPLGAAHSFQAYGFGNPGSLVISMAAFNSVSFDAATNRLTYGGGTHVGPVLKYLWDNHGRHFPHVRGAHVGLAGSSIGGGYGSSSRHLGTPMDNLESVEYMLYNGTIVNAAKGSDLFWAAQGAGASYGVLLSVTTNTHKPLFETAVNFTINGGQLDSTAAAKAVIAIQDFSLSKDCPDELALRWSLSGPPYTGTGYFYGNPADFDTVIAPLVTALKAIGSNATVAKTELPFWDMEVAVAGAGMNQPNGGTLGGRSFYTQALTITTDHPLTEAQAKTLYESTTIAFNRTDLRKSGFLDLWGGVSRDIADADTAYAHGKNLWLIRWEANSVDATSYPADGTTYMKGLIKPFEDALVAGGAPLRGFVNYADTELSEAEWSSRLYGSNFDRLKQLKTVYDPEGVFVNHKQAIPLP, encoded by the coding sequence ATGGATTCCACATTCTCTCTTAGACGCTTAGCCGTCGCTACACTCCTTTGTGCTTCTCCCGCTCTCGTCAGCGCGCAGGCCGAGAACAAGGCCGCCGCTCTCCAGTCTTGCTTGACGACCGCCGGTGTTCGCAACGTCATCAGCACCGATGCCACCTGGGCCGATGAGACCACCGGCTTCCAGAAGCGTATCAAGGTCGACCCGGCCGCCATCTCATTCCCCGAGAACAAGGACCAAGTCGCCCTGTCTCTTGACTGCGCCCGGAATGCTTCCACTTCGGCGTCTCCCCTCGGCGCTGCCCATTCCTTCCAGGCCTACGGCTTCGGAAACCCGGGGAGTCTGGTGATTAGCATGGCTGCTTTCAACTCCGTCTCCTTTGACGCTGCCACCAACCGTCTCACCTACGGCGGTGGTACCCACGTTGGCCCCGTCCTCAAGTACCTCTGGGACAACCACGGCCGTCACTTCCCCCACGTCCGCGGTGCTCACGTCGGTCTCGCTGGCTCCAGCATCGGTGGCGGATACGGCTCTTCTTCCCGCCACCTTGGTACTCCCATGGACAACCTCGAGTCTGTCGAGTACATGCTGTACAACGGCACCATCGTCAACGCCGCTAAGGGCTCTGACCTCTTCTGGGCTGCTCAGGGTGCCGGTGCCTCCTATGGTGTCCTTCTCTCTGTGACCACCAACACCCACAAGCCCCTTTTCGAGACAGCCGTCAACTTCACCATTAACGGCGGCCAACTCGACTCTACAGCCGCTGCCAAGGCCGTCATCGCCATCCAGGACTTCTCCCTCTCCAAGGACTGCCCCGATGAGCTCGCTCTCCGCTGGTCCCTCAGCGGCCCCCCTTACACCGGCACCGGCTACTTTTACGGCAACCCTGCCGACTTTGACACCGTCATTGCACCCCTTGTCACCGCTCTCAAGGCCATCGGCAGCAACGCCACCGTCGCAAAGACCGAGCTCCCTTTCTGGGACATGGAGGTCGCCGTCGCCGGCGCCGGCATGAACCAGCCCAACGGCGGTACCCTCGGTGGCCGCTCCTTCTATACCCAGGCCCTGACCATTACCACCGACCACCCCTTGACCGAGGCTCAGGCCAAGACCCTATACGAGAGCACCACCATCGCCTTCAACCGCACCGACCTCCGCAAGTCCGGCTTCCTCGACCTCTGGGGCGGCGTCTCTCGCGACATCGCCGATGCCGACACCGCCTACGCCCACGGCAAGAACCTCTGGCTCATCCGCTGGGAGGCCAACTCCGTTGATGCTACCTCCTACCCCGCCGACGGCACCACCTACATGAAGGGACTCATCAAGCCCTTCGAGGATGCTCTCGTTGCCGGTGGCGCTCCCCTCCGTGGCTTCGTCAATTATGCCGATACCGAGCTCTCTGAGGCCGAGTGGAGCTCCCGTCTCTACGGCTCCAACTTTGACCGTCTCAAGCAGCTCAAGACTGTCTACGACCCCGAGGGTGTCTTTGTCAACCACAAGCAGGCTATCCCCCTTCCTTGA